From the genome of Capsicum annuum cultivar UCD-10X-F1 chromosome 4, UCD10Xv1.1, whole genome shotgun sequence:
CCACACTGGAGAAGCCTATATATTTACAGATGATGTGATCAAAGATGTCCTCTTTGTTCCATATTTTTGACTAAATCTGTTGTTTGTTGCTAAGATAACCAAGGAACTGTCATGCTTTGTTTCCTTTTATCATTATTTCTGTGTATTTCCGGACCTCTTCAATGACcaggtgaaggggattggtagacAAGAGGGTGGACTATATGTTCTTAAACTAGAATGGAAAAATAATTGTTATACCCATTTTAACATGGGTCCAAATAGTGTACAACGTATTGCAAAACTTCGGAGTTAAATTTAAGGAAGTCGACACCTAATTAGTTCTacggtgaattaggacacctattacAACCTATgagattaaaataaataatgacttcATTTTAAGGTCTGCAAAACCtaaaattctaggtaaggattctaTTTATCCTAAAGGGAAGGAATTAGGCACCCTAAAGGATCCGCTAACTACGGTTAACCGGCCAAACTTAGATtagataataaaatcaaatattaaattaagaaaagatatatataaggcattaaaaattattatttttttgtctttcataagataatatatgctacttataaagattagaaaatattttagaacatcctcaccataaataaaaataaaataaaataaagcttctaactaaaaattaataaaaatttattctaaAGGATTACCCttctgttttttttaatttatcaaattttataaaatagtaaGTCACTTACCTTACTCTACATGAATAGATAAATGTAAAACCCCGTAAAAATCCTAAGtcaaattcagctccttaaggctTGATAAGGAAATGcaacacttagaagaattttGCTAAGTGTAAGAAACACTTAGTTTCATCTTATACCTCCGAACTTCGTGggtttatttgacgaccttccggACCTCCGTTTTTGGATTTTCCTGTTGTGTTGTGATCGgcgaagtcaatagtacatctcaagtgagtttcagaatttttggaatccgtttagctaatgtttggatttcaaaacagacGCACCATGCCATTTGCTTGCTTCGCATGCTCTatagcatgctccagaaattttcagcCTTTCAGGGTTAATTTAAAACGATCATCacttcttgaatattttgaattGTGAGAGCTGCTAAATATAGAtgaaaagatctttgagtcctctttcgaatgcaattggtttcatccaatttaaacaTCGGGGCAAAGAGTTAtaatcaatttacttcagcctatcagcttGGAAATAAGATAGGATAGTtgtgtctttctctctttctctaggggtattttagtcttttgccCATCCTATATATATGCTCAAACACAGCATTAAGCCTAATTTAGAGCAGaatatactcttttttttttaaattctctcaaaaattatcaagaacaagtaagggttcaattgggggtttcaagattcaagccaattTCACTGTTAACTTTCACGGataatcaatctaaggtatgcatagtgttcattcatggatttttttcattcatggagcttaagaatcaagttttaagttatgtatcatgaatattttgttgtgggatgtttataatcatgttgttggtgttaaattgagttttaattccatgagttatttcaagaatcatgaaaactaatttatttgtggTATTATTCATATGAGATTTATATTGAGTTCTTGGAATTCGCAAGTTGGATGTTATAcccataatattgatatatgtcaattgatgaatgaaatatctaTGCTTCCCATGTGTGTTGAATCATGACCATCATATGTTGAAAACCTTGAGATGTGAATTGGTGGTTATGGTCATGAATTGGGAGCATGTTATACATGCCTAAGTATAAAATCATGTCtttcatgtgtttgtgaaaatgttcaagtgaatgaattgtgccttGTGATCTATTGGtgatctaaataatgaattcatgttaaatactacatgatttaaatgatttccatgttgatGCTATGTCTTGCAGGTGTTTGACAAATGGTTCATGAAAGTTAAGTAATGAAACTACATTATGTTATCATttatacaagttcatgtcatgcaagtaaaattaaaattgtgaaattatgatatgttaggatacattcctattcatgtacaagattatacTTATCAAGtgctttcatgaaatccccaacttatggtattatgaattgtggatctTTAATCCTATGATCATGAATTTTCAtgatgtgtcagtttcctttcatcgagtcctgggggtacttgtacccaaaaaatatagcttggtgcctatagccatgtcatattttcacgatactctcagtcaagccatgttcagtagactttagtcagtctcatgagttaggaaaactcatgtaaaggcagtatcagttcagttttactcagtactcagtaatctacaTAATCTCTGTAATATTCCGCCAGTCTATGGAATTAagtaaatctcagtatcagtacagttTAGTTCTGTGTTaagttcagacatcagtaaactcaatcagctaatagaactcagtagcatttagttagttaacaaaattcagtagtgtTTCGCTAGTCATTGGAACTCAATAAaatcagtccatgttcagttcagttaaacagaacaatcagTAACNNNNNNNNNNNNNNNNNNNNNNNNNNNNNNNNNNNNNNNNNNNNNNNNNNNNNNNNNNNNNNNNNNNNNNNNNNNNNNNNNNNNNNNNNNNNNNNNNNNNNNNNNNNNNNNNNNNNNNNNNNNNNNNNNNNNNNNNNNNNNNNNNNNNNNNNNNNNNNNNNNNNNNNNNNNNNNNNNNNNNNNNNNNNNNNNNNNNNNNNNNNNNNNNNNNNNNNNNNNNNNNNNNNNNNNNNNNNNNNNNNNNNNNNNNNNNNNNNNNNNNNNNNNNNNNNNNNNNNNNNNNNNNNNNNNNNNNNNNNNNNNNNNNNNNNNNNNNNNNNNNNNNNNNNNNNNNNNNNNNNNNNNNNNNNNNNNNNNNNNNNNNNNNNNNNNNNNNNNNNNNNNNNNNNNNNNNNNNNNNNNNNNNNNNNNNNNNNNNNNNNNNNNNNNNNNNNNNNNNNNNNNNNNNNNNNNNNNNNNNNNNNNNNNNNNNNNNNNNNNNNNNNNNNNNNNNNNNNNNNNNNNNNNNNNNNNNNNNNNNNNNNNNNNNNNNNNNNNNNNNNNNNNNNNNNNNNNNNNNNNNNNNNNNNNNNNNNNNNNNNNNNNNNNNNNNNNNNNNNNNNNNNNNNNNNNNNNNNNNNNNNNNNNNNNNNNNNNNNNNNNNNNNNNNNNNNNNNNNNNNNNNNNNNNNNNNNNNNNNNNNNNNNNNNNNNNNNNNNNNNNNNNNNNNNNNNNNNNNNNNNNNNNNNNNNNNNNNNNNNNNNNNNNNNNNNNNNNNNNNNNNNNNNNNNNNNNNNNNNNNNNNNNNNNNNNNNNNNNNNNNNNNNNNNNNNNNNNNNNNNNNNNNNNNNNNNNNNNNNNNNNNNNNNNNNNNNNNNNNNNNNNNNNNNNNNNNNNNNNNNNNNNNNNNNNNNNNNNNNNNNNNNNNNNNNNNNNNNNNNNNNNNNNNNNNNNNNNNNNNNNNNNNNNNNNNNNNNNNNNNNNNNNNNNNNNNNNNNNNNNNNNNNNNNNNNNNNNNNNNNNNNNNNNNNNNNNNNNNNNNNNNNNNNNNNNNNNNNNNNNNNNNNNNNNNNNNNNNNNNNNNNNNNNNNNNNNNNNNNNNNNNNNNNNNNNNNNNNNNNNNNNNNNNNNNNNNNNNNNNNNNNNNNNNNNNNNNNNNNNNNNNNNNNNNNNNNNNNNNNNNNNNNNNNNNNNNNNNNNNNNNNNNNNNNNNNNNNNNNNNNNNNNNNNNNNNNNNNNNNNNNNNNNNNNNNNNNNNNNNNNNNNNNNNNNNNNNNNNNNNNNNNNNNNNNNNNNNNNNNNNNNNNNNNNNNNNNNNNNNNNNNNNNNNNNNNNNNNNNNNNNNNNNNNNNNNNNNNNNNNNNNNNNNNNNNNNNNNNNNNNNNNNNNNNNNNNNNNNNNNNNNNNNNNNNNNNNNNNNNNNNNNNNNNNNNNNNNNNNNNNNNNNNNNNNNNNNNNNNNNNNNNNNNNNNNNNNNNNNNNNNNNNNNNNNNNNNNNNNNNNNNNNNNNNNNNNNNNNNNNNNNNNNNNNNNNNNNNNNNNNNNNNNNNNNNNNNNNNNNNNNNNNNNNNNNNNNNNNNNNNNNNNNNNNNNNNNNNNNNNNNNNNNNNNNNNNNNNNNNNNNNNNNNNNNNNNNNNNNNNNNNNNNNNNNNNNNNNNNNNNNNNNNNNNNNNNNNNNNNNNNNNNNNNNNNNNNNNNNNNNNNNNNNNNNNNNNNNNNNNNNNNNNNNNNNNNNNNNNNNNNNNNNNNNNNNNNNNNNNNNNNNNNNNNNNNNNNNNNNNNNNNNNNNNNNNNNNNNNNNNNNNNNNNNNNNNNNNNNNNNNNNNNNNNNNNNNNNNNNNNNNNNNNNNNNNNNNNNNNNNNNNNNNNNNNNNNNNNNNNNNNNNNNNNNNNNNNNNNNNNNNNNNNNNNNNNNNNNNNNNNNNNNNNNNNNNNNNNNNNNNNNNNNNNNNNNNNNNNNNNNNNNNNNNNNNNNNNNNNNNNNNNNNNNNNNNNNNNNNNNNNNNNNNNNNNNNNNNNNNNNNNNNNNNNNNNNNNNNNNNNNNNNNNNNNNNNNNNNNNNNNNNNNNNNNNNNNNNNNNNNNNNNNNNNNNNNNNNNNNNNNNNNNNNNNNNNNNNNNNNNNNNNNNNNNNNNNNNNNNNNNNNNNNNNNNNNNNNNNNNNNNNNNNNNNNNNNNNNNNNNNNNNNNNNNNNNNNNNNNNNNNNNNNNNNNNNNNNNNNNNNNNNNNNNNNNNNNNNNNNNNNNNNNNNNNNNNNNNNNNNNNNNNNNNNNNNNNNNNNNNNNNNNNNNNNNNNNNNNNNNNNNNNNNNNNNNNNNNNNNNNNNNNNNNNNNNNNNNNNNNNNNNNNNNNNNNNNNNNNNNNNNNNNNNNNNNNNNNNNNNNNNNNNNNNNNNNNNNNNNNNNNNNNNNNNNNNNNNNNNNNNNNNNNNNNNNNNNNNNNNNNNNNNNNNNNNNNNNNNNNNNNNNNNNNNNNNNNNNNNNNNNNNNNNNNNNNNNNNNNNNNNNNNNNNNNNNNNNNNNNNNNNNNNNNNNNNNNNNNNNNNNNNNNNNNNNNNNNNNNNNNNNNNNNNNNNNNNNNNNNNNNNNNNNNNNNNNNNNNNNNNNNNNNNNNNNNNNNNNNNNNNNNNNNNNNNNNNNNNNNNNNNNNNNNNNNNNNNNNNNNNNNNNNNNNNNNNNNNNNNNNNNNNNNNNNNNNNNNNNNNNNNNNNNNNNNNNNNNNNNNNNNNNNNNNNNNNNNNNNNNNNNNNNNNNNNNNNNNNNNNNNNNNNNNNNNNNNNNNNNNNNNNNNNNNNNNNNNNNNNNNNNNNNNNNNNNNNNNNNNNNNNNNNNNNNNNNNNNNNNNNNNNNNNNNNNNNNNNNNNNNNNNNNNNNNNNNNNNNNNNNNNNNNNNNNNNNNNNNNNNNNNNNNNNNNNNNNNNNNNNNNNNNNNNNNNNNNNNNNNNNNNNNNNNNNNNNNNNNNNNNNNNNNNNNNNNNNNNNNNNNNNNNNNNNNNNNNNNNNNNNNNNNNNNNNNNNNNNATTGAAGCTATTTATATACTTGAGCTAAGATAGTGAGCTCATTTCCAGCTTTGTGACAACTCGTCATAACTGACTAACAACTTGCCTAACAACCTCTAATAACTTGTTATTGCTAACTGACTAATAATCGAGAAGCTTCCATAACCTTCCATCCAATAGAAAAGTTAGTTTTGTATGGTTCTGTACAGTGTGTATTATATCTTGAGATCATATTTTGAGTTTGGATCAATAGTTAAAGAACGCCTCCTCAAGCTGCAGGGTGCAATATATTCAGCACACCAAGCTTGCCTAATTAATGAGCAAGTTAGGCTTGGCTTAGTCCCTTGGTAAGAAGGTCACCCACCTGGTCATGAGTGTGAACATGTATAGCTTGTATCAGTCCACTTTTGGTCTTGCTCCTGATGAAATAACAGTCAATCTCTATGTGTTTTGTTCTCTCATGAATCACAGGATTGTTGGCCAATTGAATTGTTGTATTTTTGTCACTAAAGACTGATATGGGCAAGGTAATGAAAACCTTGAGTTCCTGGAACAAACCAACCAACCAAGTTATCTCTGCAACTGCTGAAGCCATGCTTCTGTACTCAGATTCAGCAGAGCTCCTGGAAATAGTGTGCTATTTCTTGGACTTCCAAGAAATTAAAGATTCACCAAAATAAACTTCATAGCCAGTAACTGATTGCCTGGTGTTGGGACAAGCAGCCCAATCTAAGTCTCACCAATAAGTTAGAGTGGTAGAATGCTCAGCCTTTACCCAGATTCCTTGACCAATAGATCCTTTGAAGTACCTGACTACCCTGATAGCAGCCTCCCAGTGTGATCTCTTGGGATGTTGCATAAACTAGCTGAAATGTGGACTGCACAGCTAATATCTGATCTTGTAATAGTGGAAAACATGATTTTACCCACTCGTGTTTGATAAGAAGAAGCATCAGACAATAAATTATCACCTTGTGCACCTGTGGCTTGATCATACTCAAGTGATGTTAACCTTACATTGGATTCCAAGAGAGTGATTGCAGGTTTTGAACCACTAAGACTAGTATCTGAAATTAATTCTAAGAAAtacttatttttgtttaatatcaCCCCTGAAGTAGAATTGAGGACTTCAATACCTAAGAAGTATTTGAGATTCCCCAAGTCTGTCATCTTGAAATGCTGATGTAACTTGGTTTTTGGTGCATTAATCAATGCTGCATTGCTTCCAGTAAGGAGTaggtcatcaacataaacaacaacTACTACTGTGTTATAACTTTGATATAGAATGAAGAGAGAATAGTCATGAGCACTCTGAGTGAATCCAATATCAAGCAAAACATGAGTCAGTTTCCGATTTCATTGTCTAGAAGCCTTCTTGAGGCTATACAAAGATTTGAGCAACTTACAAACTTTATGCTCTCCTTGGCTTTTGAAACCTTCTGGTAGTTCAATTTACACTTGATCTTTAAGATCTCTTTGTAAAAATGCATTATAGACATCCATTTAATTAAGAGGCCATTCTATAGATACTGCTACAACAATCACACTCCTGACAGTAACCATTTTTGCCACTGGTGAATATGTTTCATGATAATCTAGCCCTTCTTGTTGGATATATCCCTTGTCCACTAATCTTTTGTTGAACCTTTCCACTTTACCATTTGCAAGATATTTAATCTTGTATATCCATTTGGAACTAATAGTGTTCTTTTCTTTGGACAGGTCAACAATGGTCCATGTGTTATTGGCCTCCAATGCTTGGATTTCTAACTTCATAGATTTCACCCAtctttcatcttttatagctTGTTTAAAGTGTTGAGGCTCAGTCAGAGTGGAGAACTTTAACAAGTACCACTAATATGCAGGTTTCAGTTTACTGTACGACAGGTTGTTGGCTAAGAGGTGCTTGCATCTCTGGGTTTTTGAAGCGTCAACATAATCATGCATCCATACAGGTGGCCTTCTTGGTCTTGTTGGTCTATTGGAAGAGGTTTGAGGCAGGGAACGGTCATCTTGACATGTTTCTTCATGAGTGGTGTCAGGTGAAACAGCACCAAGTACTGCAACATTAGAAGAAGCTTAAGTCAGAGAAGGCTCATCTTGGCAGTCAGCTTTAGTATTTGCATTTGAGAAAGGTACATCAGGCGGTGTAGCATCAGCAAAATCAGCATCATCAACGTGAATATCCTCTAAAGGAATATCAACACCAACTTCAATATCTGTGGATACCAGGAAGTCATTGATTTCTTTATTAGTTTGGGAAGCATTTGGATGCTGTAATTTTGCTTGTGATGGGTCAAAGCGGAATGAATCTTCATGAAACACAACTTCCCTACTCACTAATAGTATTTTTGAGTGGATGTCCAGTAGCAAGTAACCTTTCTGAGACTCTGAATATCCTACTAAAATGGCAGGTTTATCTCTTTTAGAGTAATTTTTACCTCTAGGGACAACAGTCACATAACACAGACATCCAAACACCCACAAATGAGATAGCCTGGGATCCTTGGAGAATAATAACCGATATGGGCTCTTACAACTCAAGACTGAGGTTGGTAACCTGTTCACAATATATACTACAAGTTTCACACATAATCCCTAATACTTGATGGGCAAGTGGGACTGAAACTTAAGAGCTCTAGCTATATTTAATATGTTCTTGTGCTTCCTCTCAAccactctattttgttgtggagtatgaggACAACTAGTCTGAAGTAGAATACCTTTATGTGGCATTGAGTATCAACTCAGTCCTATTATCAGATCTAACAGCCTTTTTCACCACTCCAAACTGTGTTCTAATCATGAATATGAATCTCTTAATAACTACTATGGTCTCAGatttttgatgcaacagatgaacccaAGTATATATACTATAGTCATCGACCATAGTCAAGAAATAACACTTATTATCAAAAGTAGATGTTATATAAGGACCCCATAAATCCATGTAtacaagtttaaaacatgcaaaacaTTTAGTAGTACTTATGGGAAATAACATTCTTGTCTGTTTAGCTAGTGGACATACAGTGCATTTATTCAGTATATTTATATCACTGTGATTCATCAAAATGTCTAAGTATCTTAAAACCTAAGGAGCTGGGTTCCCAAGTCTTTGGTGCCACAATCTGCAATTGGGAACAATAGCTTCTGTAATGAATCTGTTGTGTTTTGGTCCTACATGATCAGTATTATTGTCGACACACAATTTTGGCTctcctttttataaaaataatttctcgATGCttagaatttttgaatttcttttcttttttcttcttctaaatatGTTTCAACGTTAAcagtttgaaaatgatatttttttactaATATCGCACCTCACAAatttaatcaataataaataaataaataaattttaaattatcatttcactattttattttattttttaaaaaatgaataaacaaacATATGTTAGCATATTAACAtaatatttactatattattatatttttttgcaatatttgcactatatattatttaattatatatatatatatatatatatatatttaaatttttgataaaattaataagCATCGATGAATTAGTCAAGTTGAAATGGATCGACGAGAATTAGATAAATTCATTGATCCGATTTGACCAAATTCTTTAATTAAATTTAGCCCTTGGAAATGTAGGAAGACCAGCCCAAAACTCATTTTACTAGCCCAAACCAAACCCGTTGGCCCAGCTCACCTTACAACATCAAAGAACAACAACATCAGCAATATGACCAACACAATCATAAAAATCCTCTCTTCACGTGAAATTCAACCAAACACACTTCAATCATGGAAAGTCCaccgaaaattttgacttttgcaGAGCCCATAATCTTTGAAAAGGAAAACTTTGGTGctcatttttcttcttcctctttttttcgtttgatttgaattttgaattttgtgatacatGAAGAAGTCGTTACAACCCTTTTTCCCCAAAAAGGGGAGTCTTCTTCACAATAAAAGGGTGAAAAAAGATCAATTCGCCAGGGGCCTGCTATTTTTTCCTTGTTTATTTGAAGTTCGAGTCTTTGAGTTGAAGCCTTAGTTCGTTTCTCCACACAAGGTCAGTAATCGCTTTCATCTTCACATTTtttgtttcagttttttttttagaaataaaatacgaTTGTTTATAGCTTCTTGTCATTTATCTCAACTCTGCCTATTTGGATCCGTTTGCTTATTCTATTTCTTTTAGGGCTATGCGTGAAAATGATTGACAAGAATTaatgttatttaaatatttttttttggttaactcatccaatatctatgtTCTAGTTTGTATTTAGAGTTTATTTGGTGTCCTTGTTGTTCTTATTTTAGTAAGATTGcctcattttgatctttttttatgaattaattaattttaggcCTTatgtggtatgttgttgttatcatcctgggattttattttggtattgcgGAGATTTTAAATATATCTTCAATGCTATCATCAATACTAAATACTCTCNNNNNNNNNNNNNNNNNNNNNNNNNNNNNNNNNNNNNNNNNNNNNNNNNNNNNNNNNNNNNNNNNNNNNNNNNNNNNNNNNNNNNNNNNNNNNNNNNNNNaaaaaaaaaaaaaaaagaggttctCTTTTTTGCTGAAGGTTGACAATTCCATTACAGTCTTGTACTTGAGTTTTACTCCATTTAGTATGTCAAGTTTATTGTAGTTCTATGCCAGCAACGGGCGATATGCCTATCAAAGATTGTTCTCAGTTCCTAAGAGACTATATCCTTGGCTGCTATTCTCATTATCATGTTTCTCTTGCAGAGGCAAACCATGAAACTGATGTATGGAATCATTGCTCAAGAGCTAAAAACTTCTCAACTTAAAGATGTACAACTTTCTGACTATCTAAACTTCTATTGTCTGGGTAATCGAGAAGAATTACATGGAGATTCAAAGTCTAATCACGCTTCACATGGCGATTTGGTATCATTCTTTGTTCTCATTATGTCTGCTTGTTATGTTACACTTTCACTAAACAATGCTTTAAAATCTACCTGATACTTTTTGGAATTAAATGTGGTTGAATATACAGAAACATGTTTGTCACTTTATACTCTGTACCCACAAGAAGTATGTATTCTAACTCACGAATGAAACTAGATTTACTTCAACTGTAATTTACTCATGTCATGACATTGGCTGGTTAATTAACCTCTTTCACATGTTCTTTCATTACCCATCATGTCTTCTGTGCTAAATTATAAACCAAAAGATTCAGATATGGTTGTATGCATCTTTTGAAAATCCTAGACATTTTTTCACTATAGAACTGTAAGTCCTTCCCTTACTGATTTCGATATCCTTTACTTGAGCCGAGAGTCTACTGGAAACGGTCCCTCTTACCTTCACAAGTAGGGGTAAGGCTGCATATAGAccaccctcctcagaccccacttgtgggatttcactggatatgttgttataGATAGTGTTGTAAGTGCACATAATGACGAGGACTAATTTTGCCATGACACTGCCAGCATATCTCAGCTTCACAGAAATTTGGACGGTTTATGATTTATGTACACGCCAAGGGGATGATAGTGGACGACGAGTATGTCATTTTAGGATCTGCCAATATTAATCAAAGATCTATGGCTGGTTCAAGAGACACAGAGATAGCTATGGGTGCATATCAACCTAATTACACTTGGGCTAAGAAGCAAAAACATCCACGTGGCCAGGTCTGTGAATTTTCATCTCTCTGAATCTCCTTCCAAATGAAGAAAACTAGAACATTTTTGTTTTGATCAAAAGTAGAAAATCTTAATCAACTCCCATGTCTCAGTTTAAGAAAGAACACTTTGAATCTTATGATCTAAACTTAAGATATGTAGAATTGTACCAAATGTCTTttatcttgtggtcttaaacatgtcacatGAAAAGTTGGAACTAAAGAGTTGTTGAAAAAGGAAAGAGACATTTTTTTAAacagattaaaaaggaaagtaaaacaaacaaattgaaacaaaggGATTAGCAGGAAACTTTTTGTTAATCATACTACCCCATTTAAATAAGTGTCTTCTTGACATATCTGATAAAAAGTAACAACTATAGCTGCATGCAGAGGCTGATATATCTTTTAGTTGATGGGTTCAACTGAACTCAGTATTTTCGACATGGAACAAAGATATAGATGTGAAAAATCAGTAACATTGCAATAAATATTACCTTCTGAACCTATAATCTTTAAATACAATGAGTTCAATTTTAATAACCAAAAGGTTGAAATCATCACGATTGGATTCAAGAACCGCCTTTGGCTGCAGGTATATGGTTATAGAATGTCCCTGTGGGCAGAGCACATGGGGAAGTTGAACGATATCGTCACAAAACCAGAAAGTTTGGAGTGTGTAAGGCATGTGAATAAGGTTGCTGAAGATAATTGGAAAAGATTTACATCTGATAGTTTCAAACCTTTACAAGGTCATCTCCTCAAGTATCCGGTCCAAGTAGGTAATGATGGGAAAGTAAGTTCCTTGCCTGGTCATGAACATTTTCCTGATGTTGGTGGTAAAATACTAGGAGCTCGAACTAATCTTCCTGATGCTTTGACCACATAACTCTTCGTCTCTTCCGGTTTTGTACTGTCCATAAAATTCAACCAATTTTCTTATAGAATTGGAGAGTATATTTATCAGTATCTCAGCACAGTGATCAAGAAGTACTATCATCTTGGTTGCTGTTGGAGTTCTGCATCGCGTTCACTAATGTTGTAACGTTCAATGTATTAATAATGTAGTAAATATCTTGTTCATGATGatctcaagaatctctccaaatgcacagttaatttaaaatatgatataattacTACAAATGCAGAGTGAAGATTTTCGGCCGTTTGCTGTTAACTGATTTCTGTTTGTTCTATGTTACTACCATGAGAGAATGATATTTTATTCTTCAGTTTCTTTGTGTTGTCCTGTTATCCCTCCATACTAGTAATCATAGACCTTAGTATTGCTCTTGTTATTTCTTGTTCTTCTATTTCTGCTATTATCTATTGCTTCTTGTACTTAACTTAGTGTAGTAGTAGTATTTTGCTTTATTCTAGTTTCAGTTCTGTTCTTTTTCTGAACTGCTC
Proteins encoded in this window:
- the LOC107866834 gene encoding phospholipase D delta (The sequence of the model RefSeq protein was modified relative to this genomic sequence to represent the inferred CDS: added 252 bases not found in genome assembly) → MAYIQAIRRAQHFIYIENQYFLGSSYAWHSYNEAGADNLIPMELALKIASKIREKERFAVYIVIPMWPEGVPTSASVQEILYWQRQTMKLMYGIIAQELKTSQLKDVQLSDYLNFYCLGNREELHGDSKSNHASHGDLHISASQKFGRFMIYVHAKGMIVDDEYVILGSANINQRSMAGSRDTEIAMGAYQPNYTWAKKQKHPRGQVYGYRMSLWAEHMGKLNDIVTKPESLECVRHVNKVAEDNWKRFTSDSFKPLQGHLLKYPVQVGNDGKVSSLPGHEHFPDVGGKILGARTNLPDALTT